Proteins encoded within one genomic window of Triticum aestivum cultivar Chinese Spring chromosome 2D, IWGSC CS RefSeq v2.1, whole genome shotgun sequence:
- the LOC123053964 gene encoding uncharacterized protein — protein MADDPNQNFGPFSQPFCSQNVVSFQTCATPSGSGGSMPVYLDCSSSMGSNMGMMNTTPSVAVSTSSSNMVAESAQNLKYGGPLAESWSHLEIQVLKDCLDRYVNEHGIMKYIKIAASLPTKTVRDVAMRCQWMGNKQTTRRRRPAEHHSRKMKDRKDKMVGPSSWGTTHPVQTDTGVSSFVPHHAIQNSQYLSGASEMDRIVQLVLEENNRLLAQIDTNIQTFQAQNNNDLFNRVRRNIDGLLKIMSQMPGKMSQMPQLGVAVNENLASYLLPDLTMAQVLGNSHLKEEPRGW, from the exons ATGGCAGACGATCCTAATCAAAACTTCGGGCCGTTTTCGCAGCCATTCTGCAGCCAGAATGTGGTTTCATTTCAGACGTGCGCGACGCCCAGCGGGTCGGGAGGCAGCATGCCGGTGTACCTAGACTGCTCCAGCAGCATGGGGTCTAACATGGGGATGATGAACACCACGCCTTCAGTAGCTGTCTCCACAAGTTCATCCAACATGGTTGCTGAATCTGCGCAGAACCTCAAATATGGAGGACCCCTAGCTGAAAGCTGGTCGCATCTCGAGATCCAAGTGCTGAAAGATTGCCTAGATAG ATATGTGAATGAACATGGTATCATGAAGTACATAAAGATAGCCGCTTCCCTACCAACCAAGACGGTGAGGGATGTCGCGATGAGATGCCAATGGATGGGG AACAAACAAACTACAAGACGGCGGAGGCCTGCAGAACATCATAGCAGAAAAATGAAAGATAGAAAG GATAAAATGGTGGGGCCTTCATCCTGGGGTACCACTCATCCTGTTCAGACAGATACAGGAGTCTCTTCCTTTGTGCCGCATCATGCCATTCAAAACAGTCAATATCTATCTGGAG CCTCTGAGATGGATCGTATAGTACAGCTTGTACTGGAAGAAAATAATCGGCTTCTTGCTCAGATAGACACAAATATTCAAACATTTCAG GCTCAAAATAACAACGATCTCTTCAATCGCGTGAGAAGGAACATTGATGGCCTTTTGAAAAT CATGAGCCAAATGCCGGGAAAAATGAGTCAGATGCCTCAGTTGGGAGTTGCGGTGAATGAAAACCTTGCCAGTTACTTGCTCCCAGATCTTACAATG GCACAAGTTCTTGGAAATAGCCATTTGAAGGAGGAGCCAAGAGGATGGTGA